Proteins encoded by one window of Rutidosis leptorrhynchoides isolate AG116_Rl617_1_P2 chromosome 7, CSIRO_AGI_Rlap_v1, whole genome shotgun sequence:
- the LOC139858128 gene encoding LOB domain-containing protein 41-like, whose amino-acid sequence MRMSCNGCRVLRKGCSDDCSIKPCLQWIKSPESQANATVFLAKFYGRAGLMNLVNAGPDHLRPAIFRSLLYEACGRIVNPIYGSVGLLWSGKWQLCQNAVEAVLNGSPIIQVASDPEETNNGPPLKAYNIRHVSKDEASGDGSKSNELHRIRTRCRFKRSGSKSKNQVNRVCVRSCDEESGHDEVNNINSNNNNNNRSSSDHESTLSHQSETTAAHVVEGDSHETPEKTVETVKTAEGSAVAPIKVERDEIELELTLGFDPVSRSRSPEKVVDGDKPGDGVCRIELGLRQF is encoded by the exons atgagaaTGAGCTGTAATGGGTGTCGAGTACTTCGTAAGGGTTGTAGTGATGATTGTAGCATCAAACCTTGTTTACAGTGGATTAAATCCCCTGAATCACAAGCTAATGCCACCGTCTTTTTAGCTAAATTCTACGGTCGAGCCGGTCTCATGAATTTAGTTAACGCCGGTCCGGATCACCTACGCCCTG CTATATTTAGGTCACTATTATACGAGGCATGTGGTCGGATAGTGAACCCGATATACGGGTCGGTCGGGTTATTATGGTCCGGAAAATGGCAGTTGTGTCAGAATGCAGTAGAAGCAGTGTTAAACGGATCTCCAATAATTCAAGTAGCTTCCGACCCGGAAGAAACGAATAACGGACCGCCTTTGAAAGCTTACAATATCCGTCACGTGTCAAAAGATGAGGCCTCCGGTGATGGGTCAAAGTCAAACGAACTTCACCGGATCCGGACACGGTGTCGTTTCAAGCGATCAGGATCTAAATCAAAGAATCAAGTTAACCGGGTTTGTGTCAGGTCATGTGATGAAGAATCGGGTCATGATGAAGTTAATAATATCaacagcaataataataataataacaggtcGTCTAGTGATCATGAATCTACGTTGAGCCATCAGTCTGAGACCACGGCGGCGCATGTAGTGGAAGGTGACAGCCATGAGACGCCGGAAAAAACTGTAGAAACGGTTAAGACGGCGGAGGGATCTGCCGTTGCTCCGATCAAAGtggaaagagatgagattgaactAGAGTTGACACTTGGGTTTGACCCTGTAAGTCGAAGTCGGAGTCCTGAAAAAGTTGTTGATGGTGATAAGCCCGGTGACGGAGTTTGTAGGATAGAATTAGGATTACGTCAGTTTTGA